Proteins from a genomic interval of Actinoalloteichus hymeniacidonis:
- the tuf gene encoding elongation factor Tu, whose product MAKAKFERTKPHVNIGTIGHIDHGKTTLTAAISKVLHDKYPDLNPLMAFDSIDKAPEEKQRGITISIAHIEYQTEKRHYAHVDCPGHADYVKNMITGAAQMDGAILVVAATDGPMPQTREHVLLARQVGVPYIVVALNKADMVDDEEIFELVEMEVRELLSAQEFPGDDLPVVRVSALKALEGDAEWGAKLVELMDAVDENIPEPEREIDKAFLMPVEDVFTITGRGTVVTGRIERGIVKVNEEVEVVGIKEKSLKTTVTSIEMFNKFLDEGQAGDNAALLLRGIKREQVERGMVVTKPGSNTPHTSFEAEVYILSKDEGGRHTPFFNNYRPQFYFRTTDVTGVVTLPEGTEMVLPGDNTSISVELIQPIAMDEGLRLAIREGGRTVGAGRVTKINK is encoded by the coding sequence GTGGCGAAGGCGAAGTTCGAGCGGACGAAGCCGCACGTCAACATCGGCACCATCGGTCACATTGACCATGGCAAGACCACGCTGACCGCGGCGATCTCCAAGGTGCTTCACGACAAGTACCCCGACCTGAACCCTCTGATGGCGTTCGACTCGATCGACAAGGCGCCCGAGGAGAAGCAGCGCGGTATCACGATCTCGATCGCGCACATCGAGTACCAGACGGAGAAGCGCCACTACGCGCACGTCGACTGCCCCGGTCACGCTGACTACGTGAAGAACATGATCACGGGTGCGGCGCAGATGGACGGCGCGATCCTCGTGGTAGCCGCGACCGACGGTCCGATGCCGCAGACCCGTGAGCACGTGCTGCTGGCCCGCCAGGTCGGTGTGCCCTACATCGTTGTCGCCCTGAACAAGGCCGACATGGTGGACGACGAGGAGATCTTCGAGCTCGTCGAGATGGAGGTCCGCGAGCTGCTGTCGGCTCAGGAGTTCCCGGGCGACGACCTGCCGGTCGTGCGCGTGTCCGCGCTGAAGGCTCTCGAGGGCGACGCCGAGTGGGGCGCGAAGCTCGTCGAGCTGATGGACGCCGTCGACGAGAACATCCCCGAGCCGGAGCGTGAGATCGACAAGGCATTCCTGATGCCGGTCGAGGACGTCTTCACCATCACCGGACGTGGCACCGTCGTCACCGGCCGTATCGAGCGCGGCATCGTCAAGGTGAACGAGGAGGTGGAGGTCGTCGGTATCAAGGAGAAGTCCCTGAAGACGACCGTCACCAGCATCGAGATGTTCAACAAGTTCCTCGACGAGGGCCAGGCGGGCGACAACGCCGCTCTGCTGCTCCGCGGCATCAAGCGCGAGCAGGTCGAGCGCGGCATGGTCGTCACCAAGCCGGGCTCCAACACCCCGCACACCAGCTTCGAGGCCGAGGTCTACATCCTCTCGAAGGATGAGGGTGGCCGTCACACGCCGTTCTTCAACAACTACCGTCCCCAGTTCTACTTCCGGACGACGGACGTGACCGGCGTGGTCACCCTGCCCGAGGGCACCGAGATGGTCCTGCCCGGCGACAACACGTCGATCTCGGTGGAGCTGATCCAGCCCATCGCGATGGACGAGGGTCTGCGGCTGGCGATTCGTGAGGGCGGTCGCACCGTCGGCGCGGGTCGCGTCACCAAGATCAACAAGTGA
- the fusA gene encoding elongation factor G has translation MARDVLTDLAKVRNIGIMAHIDAGKTTTTERILFYTGINYKLGEVHDGAATMDWMEEEQKRGITITSAATTTFWADHQINIIDTPGHVDFTVEVERSLRVLDGAVAVFDGKEGVEPQSEQVWRQADKYEVPRVCFVNKMDKLGADFYFTVRTIEERLGARPLVIQLPIGAENDFAGVIDLVNMRALTWRGDVQKGEDYEVEEIPAELADKAAEYREKLLEAVAETDDALMESYLGGEELTLEQIKAGIRKLTVERLAYPVLCGSAFKNKGVQPMLDAVIDYLPSPLDVPPMEGLLPDGETPATRLPSIDEPFSALAFKIAAHPFFGKLTYIRVYSGKVSAGTQLVNATKDRKERIGKLFQMHSNKENPVDEAQAGHIYAVIGLKETTTGDTLADAQKPVVLESMSFPDPVIQVAIEPKTKSDQEKLGTAIQKLAEEDPTFQVRLDEETGQTVIAGMGELHLEVLVNRMKSDYKVEANIGKPQVAYRETIRKTIEKVEYTHKKQTGGSGQFARVIVKLEPLESTDGALYEFENKVTGGRVPREYIPSVDAGGQDAMQYGVLAGYPLVGLKFTLLDGAYHEVDSSEMAFKIAGSMAMKEAARKASPALLEPMMAVEVTTPEDYMGDVIGDLNSRRGQIQAMEERSGARVVKALVPLSEMFGYVGDLRSRTQGRANYSMQFDSYAEVPANVAKEIIAKATGE, from the coding sequence GTGGCACGCGACGTGCTGACCGACCTGGCCAAGGTCCGCAACATCGGGATCATGGCCCACATCGACGCGGGCAAGACCACCACCACCGAGCGGATCCTTTTCTACACCGGGATCAACTACAAGCTCGGTGAGGTGCACGACGGCGCGGCGACGATGGACTGGATGGAGGAGGAGCAGAAGCGGGGTATCACCATCACCTCGGCTGCGACCACCACCTTCTGGGCAGACCACCAGATCAACATCATCGACACTCCCGGGCACGTCGACTTCACCGTTGAGGTGGAACGGTCGCTGCGCGTGCTCGACGGCGCGGTAGCGGTCTTCGACGGCAAGGAAGGCGTCGAGCCGCAGTCCGAGCAGGTCTGGCGGCAGGCGGACAAGTACGAGGTTCCGCGGGTCTGCTTCGTCAACAAGATGGACAAGCTGGGCGCCGACTTCTACTTCACCGTGCGCACGATCGAGGAGCGTCTCGGCGCTCGTCCGCTGGTCATCCAGCTGCCGATCGGCGCGGAGAACGACTTCGCCGGTGTCATCGACCTGGTGAACATGCGCGCGCTGACCTGGCGTGGCGACGTTCAGAAGGGCGAGGACTACGAGGTCGAGGAGATCCCGGCGGAGCTGGCCGACAAGGCCGCCGAGTACCGGGAGAAGCTCCTCGAGGCAGTCGCCGAGACCGACGACGCGCTTATGGAGTCCTACCTCGGTGGCGAGGAGCTGACCCTCGAGCAGATCAAGGCGGGCATCCGCAAGCTCACGGTCGAGCGGCTCGCCTACCCGGTGCTCTGTGGTTCCGCGTTCAAGAACAAGGGCGTGCAGCCCATGCTCGACGCGGTCATCGACTACCTGCCCTCGCCGCTGGACGTCCCGCCGATGGAGGGCCTGCTGCCCGACGGAGAGACCCCGGCCACGCGACTGCCCAGCATCGACGAGCCGTTCTCCGCTCTTGCATTCAAGATCGCGGCGCACCCGTTCTTCGGCAAGCTGACCTACATCCGGGTCTACTCGGGCAAGGTCAGCGCCGGTACGCAGCTCGTCAACGCGACCAAGGACCGTAAGGAGCGCATCGGGAAGCTCTTCCAGATGCACTCCAACAAGGAGAACCCGGTCGACGAGGCACAGGCGGGTCACATCTACGCGGTGATCGGTCTCAAGGAGACCACCACCGGTGACACGCTGGCCGACGCGCAGAAGCCGGTTGTCCTGGAGTCGATGAGCTTCCCGGACCCGGTGATCCAGGTCGCGATCGAGCCGAAGACCAAGAGTGACCAGGAGAAGCTGGGCACCGCGATTCAGAAGCTCGCCGAGGAAGACCCGACCTTCCAGGTCAGGCTCGACGAGGAGACCGGTCAGACCGTCATCGCCGGTATGGGCGAGCTGCACCTCGAGGTGCTGGTCAACCGGATGAAGAGCGACTACAAGGTCGAGGCGAACATCGGTAAGCCGCAGGTGGCCTACCGGGAGACGATCCGCAAGACGATCGAGAAGGTCGAGTACACCCACAAGAAGCAGACGGGTGGCTCCGGTCAGTTCGCTCGGGTGATCGTGAAGCTCGAACCGCTGGAGAGCACCGACGGTGCGCTCTACGAGTTCGAGAACAAGGTCACCGGCGGTCGCGTTCCGAGGGAGTACATTCCGTCGGTCGACGCCGGTGGTCAGGACGCGATGCAGTACGGCGTGCTGGCTGGGTACCCGTTGGTGGGGTTGAAGTTCACCCTGCTCGACGGTGCCTACCACGAGGTGGACTCGTCCGAGATGGCCTTCAAGATCGCGGGTTCGATGGCGATGAAGGAAGCCGCTCGTAAGGCATCTCCTGCTTTGCTCGAGCCTATGATGGCTGTCGAGGTGACGACCCCTGAGGACTACATGGGCGATGTCATCGGCGACCTCAACTCCCGTCGTGGCCAGATTCAGGCCATGGAGGAGCGCAGTGGTGCACGCGTCGTCAAGGCGCTCGTTCCTCTGTCGGAGATGTTCGGGTACGTCGGCGATCTGCGTTCCAGGACGCAGGGTCGTGCGAACTACTCGATGCAGTTCGACTCCTACGCCGAGGTTCCGGCGAACGTCGCAAAGGAGATCATCGCGAAGGCCACGGGTGAGTGA
- the rpsG gene encoding 30S ribosomal protein S7, translating into MPRKGPAPKRPLISDPVYASPLVTQLINKVLVDGKRSVAEKIVYEALEGSREKTGTDPVVTLKRALDNVKPALEVRSRRVGGATYQVPVEVRASRSTTLALRWLVGFSRQRREKTMVERLMNELLDASNGLGASVKRREDTHKMAESNKAFAHYRW; encoded by the coding sequence ATGCCCCGCAAGGGACCGGCCCCTAAGCGGCCGCTTATCTCCGACCCGGTGTACGCCTCGCCGCTGGTGACCCAGCTCATCAACAAGGTGCTGGTCGACGGCAAGCGTTCGGTGGCTGAGAAGATCGTGTACGAAGCCCTCGAGGGCAGTCGCGAGAAGACCGGCACGGACCCGGTCGTGACGCTCAAGCGCGCGCTCGACAACGTCAAGCCCGCTCTAGAGGTGCGCAGCCGCCGTGTCGGTGGCGCGACCTACCAGGTGCCGGTCGAGGTTCGGGCGAGCCGCTCGACCACGCTGGCCCTGCGGTGGCTGGTCGGTTTCTCCCGGCAGCGCCGTGAGAAGACGATGGTCGAGCGCTTGATGAACGAGCTGCTGGACGCGAGCAACGGACTCGGGGCGAGCGTGAAGCGCCGCGAGGACACGCACAAGATGGCCGAATCGAACAAGGCCTTCGCGCATTACCGCTGGTGA
- the rpsL gene encoding 30S ribosomal protein S12 — protein sequence MPTIQQLVRKGRQDKVTKTKTAALKGSPQRRGVCTRVYTTTPKKPNSALRKVARVKLTSGIEVTAYIPGEGHNLQEHSMVLVRGGRVKDLPGVRYKIIRGSLDTQGVKNRKQARSRYGAKKEKS from the coding sequence ATGCCCACGATCCAGCAGCTGGTCCGCAAGGGCCGCCAGGACAAGGTCACCAAGACCAAGACCGCGGCGCTCAAGGGGAGCCCGCAGCGGCGCGGTGTGTGCACCCGCGTCTACACGACCACCCCTAAGAAGCCCAACTCGGCGCTGCGCAAGGTCGCGCGTGTCAAGCTGACCAGCGGCATCGAGGTGACGGCCTACATCCCCGGTGAGGGCCACAACCTGCAGGAGCACTCGATGGTGCTCGTTCGTGGCGGCCGTGTGAAGGACCTGCCCGGTGTTCGTTACAAGATCATCCGTGGCTCTCTTGACACGCAGGGCGTGAAGAACCGCAAGCAGGCCCGCAGCCGCTACGGCGCGAAGAAGGAGAAGAGCTAA
- a CDS encoding response regulator transcription factor — protein MIRVVLADDEQLTRDAVAALLSLEPDLDVVGQAADGVAALRLVGELSPDIVVLDVEMPGVPGPDVVERITGMGVSTRCVIITRHARPGVLRRSLEVGARGFLPKDVPVSRLAEAIRRVHSGGRYVDPDMAADSLAQSACPLTIREREVLAMVADARSGADIARSVHLSSGTVRNYLSSAMTKLSARSRAEAARIARDRGWI, from the coding sequence GTGATCCGGGTAGTACTCGCCGATGATGAGCAGCTGACGCGGGATGCGGTCGCCGCTCTCTTGTCACTGGAACCTGATCTGGATGTGGTTGGCCAGGCTGCGGACGGTGTCGCCGCCCTACGGCTGGTGGGGGAACTGTCTCCGGACATCGTCGTGCTGGACGTCGAGATGCCGGGCGTCCCGGGCCCCGATGTGGTCGAACGCATCACCGGGATGGGCGTGAGCACCCGGTGCGTGATCATCACCCGTCATGCTCGTCCGGGTGTCCTGCGCCGCTCCTTGGAAGTGGGAGCTCGCGGTTTTCTGCCCAAGGACGTACCGGTCTCCCGACTGGCCGAGGCGATCCGACGGGTCCACTCGGGTGGGCGTTACGTCGATCCAGACATGGCTGCGGACTCACTGGCGCAATCGGCGTGTCCGCTGACGATCCGAGAACGAGAGGTGTTGGCGATGGTCGCCGATGCGCGCAGTGGCGCGGACATCGCACGCTCCGTACACCTGTCCTCCGGGACCGTGCGCAACTACCTGTCGTCGGCCATGACCAAGCTCTCCGCGAGGTCTCGCGCCGAGGCCGCTCGGATAGCCCGTGACCGCGGGTGGATCTGA
- a CDS encoding sensor histidine kinase: protein MTSAAPLELLRRRTLVAVVGSAFGAAALPVAMILNLSEGGVTAATLAVGSLAFNVLHWSCLRRGLRAPAEPIPLTVTVSLLALSGLLSVVGSGDGELGWLWFVFIGFAAADLAIGRPPQFARAVAIGSGVVSAISVVTIGLLQEPRIEAFELAIMGGLSLILVSGTVYGEPSSLTSWRSTMELEVERRSSAELAAQRERLRMSEDLHDMLGHTLEVVALKAELATRLNPTDPVRAQAEMSEVQRLARESLADVRSLVRSNKEPDLVTELESVRALLASAGIGCEVVGDATKLDVAGRQLLGRVLREAATNLLRHAEPGHCRITVERSGGYARLVVINDGLADPQSDGSGTGLAGLRRRLAEQGGALSADPDETSGTFRIEASLPDGGTGGTW from the coding sequence ATGACCTCAGCCGCGCCGCTCGAACTATTGCGTCGTCGCACGCTGGTGGCGGTAGTCGGCTCGGCTTTCGGAGCCGCCGCCCTGCCGGTGGCGATGATTCTGAATCTGAGTGAAGGCGGAGTCACTGCGGCGACGCTCGCCGTGGGTTCTCTCGCCTTCAATGTCCTGCACTGGTCCTGCCTACGTCGCGGACTTCGCGCTCCTGCGGAGCCGATCCCGTTGACGGTGACCGTTTCACTGCTGGCCTTGTCCGGCCTACTGAGCGTGGTCGGTAGTGGGGACGGCGAACTGGGTTGGCTGTGGTTCGTCTTCATCGGGTTCGCTGCGGCAGATCTGGCGATCGGCAGACCACCGCAGTTCGCCCGGGCAGTGGCCATTGGCTCAGGAGTGGTGAGCGCGATCTCGGTGGTGACCATCGGCTTGTTACAAGAACCTCGGATCGAGGCGTTCGAGCTGGCCATCATGGGCGGGCTGTCTTTGATATTGGTCTCGGGCACCGTGTACGGCGAGCCGAGTTCACTGACCAGTTGGCGCTCGACCATGGAGCTGGAGGTCGAGCGGCGCAGCTCAGCCGAGCTCGCTGCGCAACGGGAGCGGTTACGCATGTCCGAAGACCTGCACGACATGCTCGGCCACACTCTCGAGGTGGTGGCGCTGAAGGCAGAGTTGGCCACCAGGCTCAATCCGACGGATCCGGTGCGAGCACAGGCCGAGATGTCGGAGGTGCAACGACTGGCTCGTGAATCGCTGGCCGACGTCCGATCGCTGGTCCGGTCCAACAAGGAGCCCGACCTGGTGACCGAGCTGGAGAGTGTTCGCGCCTTGTTGGCTTCGGCGGGTATCGGGTGCGAGGTCGTCGGTGACGCGACCAAACTCGATGTCGCCGGAAGACAGCTACTCGGACGTGTCCTACGTGAAGCGGCGACGAACCTGTTGCGACACGCGGAGCCAGGACACTGCCGGATCACGGTCGAACGATCCGGCGGGTACGCCCGGCTGGTGGTGATCAACGATGGCCTTGCGGATCCGCAGAGCGATGGCAGCGGAACGGGTTTGGCAGGTCTTCGACGCAGGCTCGCCGAGCAGGGCGGTGCCTTGTCGGCCGATCCGGATGAAACGTCCGGTACCTTCCGCATCGAGGCGTCGCTTCCCGACGGAGGCACGGGAGGCACGTGGTGA
- a CDS encoding ABC transporter ATP-binding protein — protein MKPTTSSAPRRPPSERLRHRPTNESEAVIRLDALSFRYGEFLAVDHLDFEIRHGEIFALLGTNGAGKTTTLELIEGFRAPSSGTVQVLGLDPQRHRQALAARTGTMLQEAGLINELTAAETLRMWAGLSSRTDRVEAVLELIGLDDRQEVAVERLSGGERRRLDFGLAIWGRPQLIILDEPSTGLDPESRQRLWATVRSLREAGSTIVLTTHYLNEAQALADRVAIMHQGRIQVLGTMSELLARHPARIAATLPAASGVALPALQGQVDLAPTSEGLRLTVETKSLQADLAALLRWATDHHVVLADLSAANASLEEIFLRVGTS, from the coding sequence ATGAAACCGACAACGTCATCCGCACCGCGCCGACCACCGTCGGAGCGTCTTCGGCACCGCCCGACCAACGAATCCGAGGCGGTAATCCGCCTCGATGCGCTGAGTTTCCGCTATGGAGAATTCCTCGCGGTCGACCATCTCGATTTCGAGATTCGGCACGGCGAGATCTTCGCGCTGCTCGGTACGAACGGAGCAGGCAAGACGACCACGCTAGAACTGATCGAAGGCTTCCGTGCACCCTCCAGCGGAACCGTCCAAGTGCTGGGGCTCGACCCTCAGCGGCACCGACAGGCCTTGGCCGCCCGGACCGGGACCATGCTCCAGGAGGCCGGACTGATCAATGAGCTCACCGCGGCGGAGACCCTGCGAATGTGGGCGGGCCTGAGCAGTAGGACCGATCGAGTCGAGGCTGTTCTCGAGCTGATCGGCCTCGACGATCGGCAGGAGGTCGCCGTCGAGCGGCTCTCCGGTGGGGAGCGCCGCCGGTTGGACTTCGGGCTCGCGATCTGGGGCCGACCGCAACTGATCATCCTCGACGAGCCGAGCACCGGCCTCGACCCGGAGTCCCGACAACGGCTTTGGGCCACCGTGCGCAGCCTCCGCGAGGCGGGTTCCACAATCGTGCTGACCACGCACTATCTGAACGAGGCTCAAGCACTGGCCGATCGTGTGGCGATCATGCACCAAGGCCGGATCCAGGTGCTCGGCACGATGAGCGAACTGCTGGCTCGACACCCTGCTCGCATCGCAGCGACGTTGCCCGCGGCCTCAGGCGTCGCACTGCCTGCCCTACAAGGCCAGGTCGATCTGGCGCCCACCTCGGAGGGCCTGCGGCTCACCGTCGAGACCAAGTCGCTACAAGCCGATCTCGCAGCCCTGCTCCGCTGGGCAACCGATCACCACGTCGTGCTGGCCGATCTCTCCGCAGCCAACGCCTCGCTCGAAGAGATCTTCCTCCGAGTCGGCACCTCGTGA
- a CDS encoding DUF397 domain-containing protein gives MTSYGAQDMKAKPTEFSRFDFRTSSYSGENGNNCVEVARLTDVVGLRDSKVEFGTSHDVVLQVSLSAFAGLLTAVKDGRLSR, from the coding sequence ATGACCAGCTATGGAGCCCAGGACATGAAAGCCAAGCCGACTGAGTTCTCTCGGTTCGACTTCCGAACGTCCAGTTACAGCGGTGAGAACGGCAACAACTGTGTCGAGGTCGCGCGGCTGACCGATGTGGTCGGCCTCCGCGACAGTAAGGTCGAGTTCGGGACCTCGCACGACGTGGTGCTTCAGGTGTCGCTGTCGGCCTTCGCAGGCTTGCTTACTGCAGTAAAGGACGGGCGGTTGAGCCGCTAG
- a CDS encoding helix-turn-helix domain-containing protein, whose protein sequence is MAKVTPTAKKLLLGREIAYLRDRAGLSQSEAAALIEKRQSQFTALESGQASITPGDLRLLLNGLGVTEEQHISALLELRRGNHQRGRWTGIRSLYNEDFRTLVDLEEHCDLIRTVECEVPPGLLQCEAFIRALYSYAHAGPDLDDRVQARLARQAIYHKPDPPQAAFVISESSVRRQYGPPEVMREQIDYMIGLSRLPNVRLQVLPFKTRVQSASIRDGFVLLRIPSPGVAGALEFAYTENEAELRYLDDKRTVTTLDTAWARLAGVALNFDDSRSFLRSVADEYC, encoded by the coding sequence ATGGCGAAGGTCACGCCAACCGCAAAGAAGCTGTTGCTCGGCCGAGAGATCGCCTACCTGCGAGATCGTGCTGGTCTGTCGCAGAGCGAGGCCGCCGCGTTGATTGAGAAACGACAAAGCCAGTTCACCGCCCTGGAGTCCGGACAGGCCAGCATCACCCCCGGGGACCTACGCCTGTTGCTTAACGGCTTGGGAGTCACCGAGGAACAGCACATCAGTGCTCTGCTGGAGTTACGCCGGGGTAACCATCAGCGCGGGAGGTGGACCGGTATTCGCAGTCTCTACAACGAGGACTTCCGGACGCTGGTGGACCTCGAAGAGCACTGTGACCTGATTCGGACAGTCGAGTGCGAGGTTCCACCCGGCCTGCTGCAGTGTGAGGCATTCATTCGCGCTCTTTACTCCTACGCCCATGCCGGGCCGGACCTCGACGACCGGGTCCAAGCGCGACTGGCCCGGCAAGCGATCTACCACAAGCCGGACCCGCCCCAGGCGGCGTTCGTGATCTCGGAGTCGTCGGTGCGTAGGCAGTATGGCCCTCCTGAGGTGATGCGTGAGCAGATCGACTACATGATCGGGCTATCCAGACTGCCCAATGTTCGGCTCCAGGTGCTGCCGTTCAAGACCCGTGTGCAGAGTGCGTCGATCCGCGACGGCTTCGTCCTCCTGCGCATCCCGTCGCCTGGAGTCGCCGGCGCGCTGGAGTTCGCCTACACCGAGAACGAGGCTGAACTGCGCTATTTGGACGATAAGCGCACTGTCACCACATTGGACACTGCCTGGGCCCGATTGGCCGGGGTAGCACTGAACTTCGATGACTCCCGCAGTTTCCTTCGCTCGGTAGCGGATGAGTACTGTTGA